In one Solanum lycopersicum chromosome 11, SLM_r2.1 genomic region, the following are encoded:
- the LOC101256051 gene encoding protein translocase subunit SECA2, chloroplastic isoform X2 — MAAESTLELELPECPVCLQQYGDVSTIPRVLPCGHSACEDCLSQIQNPFPGTIRCPACTQLVKLPNPISSLPKNIDLLRFFTLTHHNSNDNSKGSHVSTQKYDKDPIFIKPPLWSHEFYSNWKTWVLPEDTIIIESNASVSYGKVLKVSTSVSSMGCVLKEGEKVSLLEIGYFAKGSCSCKFEYSYEVKLMSVLYGLSEGERTELESIIKASLALHVMCKVYGFWYNTDNHYVYMVSEAFSGSLLGKMGVLRNAVVEKNAEEKICNAAEFVIVGLDICQMVSDLHLRGLVLGFLGLSCFGFDKFGRVYVDISEVLATGRRVCKLLTEVVVGKSGTASEGLVVRLKNSMVEDCIFVSPEVFFELSKLGGIVIDLGSSRYHVGYGSDIWSLACAIISLLVGKSFAEEMQKYLSYLVSAVRDEKCLEFVRWYMEWRQKIITLIECSLGSEFANMKEILLKCLEYNPESRPLIFELWKILKVLVIKSELDDVKDLEQEIRMENMCNCLILEDFCQSINKVTKESPRCLDDTSVVENANTEEAEGVENFGANKDVVEGLSCGQVKCIDLKGHRNCITGLAIGGGFLFSSSFDKMVNVWSLQDYSHVHSFKGHEQRVMAVAFVDYGEPLCISGDNGGTICIWRASTPLSPEPLKKLQEQQDWRYSGIHALAFSASQYLYTGSGDKSIKAWSLQDYSLSCTMNGHKSVVSSLAICDEVLYSGSWDGTVRLWCLSDHSPLAVLGEEAPGSVCSVFCLAVDENVLVAAYENGLTKIWFADVLVKSAQEHEGAVFSACKKEKWIFTGGWDKTIKVKELCGDGEQIDAFPLGSITCDSVVTALLHWHGKLFVGQADGVIKETANEVRKSWSGFSSLNNWVVKDYYRLVNSVNSMEPQIQNLSDEQLRAKTLEFRRRLREGETLAHIQAEAFAVVREAAKRKLGMRHFDVQIIGGAVLHDGAIAEMKTGEGKTLVSTLAAYLNALTGEGVHVVTVNDYLAQRDAEWMGRVHRFLGLSVGLIQRGMKSKERRSNYSCDITYTNNSELGFDYLRDNLATSHEQLVMRWPKSFHFAIVDEVDSVLIDEGRNPLLISGEANKDAARYPVAARVAELLIKGLHYSIELKDNSVELTEEGIALAEMALETSDLWDENDPWARFVFNALKAKEFYKRDVQYIVRNGKALIINELTGRVEEKRRWSDGIHQAVEAKEGVKIQADSVVVAQITYQSLFKLYPRLSGMTGTAKTEEKEFLKMFQVPVIEVPTNLPNIRKDLPIQAFATARGKWEYVREEVEFMFQLGRPVLVGTTSVENSEYLSDLLKERKIPHNVLNARPKYAAREADTVAQAGRKYAITISTNMAGRGTDIILGGNPKMLAKEILEESILPFLTQDIPEVDIHGEPNSQKVLSKIKVGPSSLALLAKAALMAKHVSKNESKKWSYQEAKSMISESIELSQSVEIKELQKQADEQSEYYPLGPSIALTYVSVLEECVSHCLNEGLEVKRLGGLHVIGTSLHESRRIDNQLRGRAGRQGDPGSTRFMVSLQDEMFQKFNFDTEWAVKLISRITNNEDLPIEGHGIVNQLLGLQINAEKYFFGIRKNLVEFDEVLEVQRKHVYNLRQLILTGDFESCSEQIYKYMQAVVDDVILKNVNPQKHPSNWCLDKILEEFKDVAGEILNDSFAEIDEEALLNSLVQLQKFQSISIDNFSLPSLPPTPNSFRGIRGKTSSFRRWLVICSDDSTKYGKYREMVNFLRKYLGDFLIASYLDAIQESGYDAIYVKEIEREVLLKTLDCFWRDHLINMNRLSSAVNVRSFGHRNPLEEYKIDGCKFFISMLSATRRLTVESLLRYWSSPMESQELYV; from the exons ATGGCGGCAGAGTCAACTCTGGAGCTGGAGCTACCGGAATGTCCAGTTTGTCTCCAACAATACGGTGACGTCTCAACCATCCCGCGAGTCCTCCCCTGCGGCCACTCCGCCTGTGAAGACTGCTTGTCACAGATACAAAACCCCTTTCCAGGTACAATCCGCTGTCCAGCTTGTACTCAGCTTgttaaactccccaaccccaTTTCTTCTCTCCCCAAGAACATTGATCTATTACGCTTCTTTACTCTTACACACCACAACAGCAACGACAACTCAAAGGGTTCTCATGTTTCAAcccaaaaatatgataaagatCCTATTTTTATCAAGCCCCCTTTATGGTCTCATGAGTTTTACTCAAATTGGAAAACATGGGTCCTGCCGGAAGACACTATAATCATCGAATCAAACGCTTCTGTCTCTTATGGGAAGGTTTTAAAGGTCTCCACCAGCGTTTCTTCTATGGGGTGTGTTTTGAAAGAGGGTGAAAAGGTTAGTCTTCTTGAAATTGGATATTTTGCTAAGGGTTCATGTTCGTGTAAGTTTGAATATAGTTATGAAGTGAAACTTATGAGTGTATTGTATGGATTGAGTGAAGGGGAGAGGACTGAGTTGGAGTCAATTATTAAAGCAAGTTTAGCTCTTCATGTAATGTGTAAGGTTTATGGATTTTGGTACAATACTGATAATCATTATGTCTACATGGTTTCTGAGGCATTTAGTGGGAGTTTGTTAGGGAAGATGGGTGTGTTAAGGAATGCAGTTGTTGAGAAAAATGCTGAGGAAAAAATCTGTAATGCAGCTGAGTTTGTGATAGTTGGTTTGGATATATGTCAAATGGTGAGTGATTTGCATTTAAGAGGATTGGTTCTGGGTTTTTTGGGGCTTTCTTGTTTTGGTTTTGACAAGTTTGGCCgtgtttatgttgatattagtGAAGTTTTGGCAACTGGAAGGAGAGTTTGCAAGCTACTCACAGAGGTTGTTGTTGGCAAGAGTGGAACTGCTAGTGAAGGTTTGGTGGTGAGATTAAAAAATAGCATGGTGGAAGATTGTATTTTTGTTAGTCCAGAGGTATTCTTTGAGTTGTCGAAACTGGGTGGCATTGTGATAGATTTAGGCAGCTCAAGGTATCATGTTGGATATGGTTCTGATATTTGGTCATTAGCTTGTGCAATTATTTCACTTCTAGTTGGGAAATCTTTCGCTGAAGAGATGCAGAAATATTTGAGTTATCTGGTTAGTGCAGTAAGAGATGAAAAATGTCTTGAATTTGTTAGATGGTACATGGAGTGGAGGCAAAAGATTATAACTCTAATTGAATGCAGTTTGGGGTCAGAGTTTGCTAATATGAAGGAGATTCTCCTCAAATGCTTGGAATACAATCCTGAAAGTCGGCCACTTATATTTGAATTGTGGAAAATATTAAAGGTTCTTGTGATCAAATCTGAACTTGATGATGTAAAAGACTTAGAGCAGGAAATAAGAATGGAAAACATGTGTAATTGCTTAATTCTTGAAGACTTTTGTCAGTCAATCAATAAGGTTACTAAAGAATCACCGAGGTGCCTTGATGATACTTCTGTGGTGGAAAATGCAAACACAGAGGAGGCTGAGGGGGTTGAAAACTTCGGGGCTAATAAGGATGTCGTTGAGGGCCTCTCCTGTGGTCAAGTGAAATGCATTGATCTAAAAGGGCATCGTAATTGTATCACAGGTTTAGCGATTGGAG GTGGCTTTCTGTTCAGCTCGTCATTTGACAAAATGGTCAATGTATGGTCTTTGCAG GACTATTCTCATGTACATTCATTCAAAGGTCATGAGCAAAGAGTTATGGCTGTAGCTTTTGTAGATTATGGAGAACCGCTGTGCATTAGTGGTGATAATGGTGGCACAATTTGCATTTGGCGAGCTAGCACTCCATTAAGTCCAGAACCACTGAAGAAACTACAGGAGCAACAGGACTGGCGTTATAGTGGTATACATGCCCTTGCTTTCTCTGCAAGCCAATATCTATATACTGGCAGCGGTGACAAGTCTATAAAAGCATGGTCTTTGCAG GATTACAGTCTATCATGCACTATGAATGGCCATAAATCAGTTGTATCTTCATTAGCAATATGTGATGAGGTTCTTTACAGTGGTAGTTGGGATGGAACTGTACGGTTATGGTGCCTTAGTGATCATAGTCCATTGGCAGTTTTGGGGGAAGAAGCCCCAGGGAGTGTTTGCTCAGTTTTTTGTCTTGCTGTTGATGAGAATGTACTTGTTGCAGCTTATGAGAACGGTTTGACAAAG ATTTGGTTTGCCGATGTTCTGGTGAAATCTGCTCAAGAACACGAGGGTGCCGTCTTTTCTGCTTGCAAGAAGGAGAAGTGGATTTTTACAGGTGGCTGGGACAAGACTATAAAAGTAAAG GAACTATGTGGAGATGGTGAACAGATAGATGCCTTTCCTCTTGGATCTATTACATGTGATTCTGTAGTAACAGCTCTACTCCACTGGCACGGGAAGCTCTTTGTTGGACAAGCTGATGGAGTTATCAAG GAAACAGCGAATGAAGTGAGAAAATCCTGGAGTGGGTTTAGTAGCTTGAACAACTGGGTTGTAAAAGATTATTACAGGTTGGTGAATTCTGTGAATTCCATGGAGCCCCAAATTCAGAATCTTTCTGACGAGCAG TTGAGAGCAAAAACTCTAGAGTTCCGTCGCCGTTTGAGAGAAGGAGAGACACTAGCTCATATTCAAGCTG AGGCATTTGCGGTGGTTCGTGAAGCTGCAAAAAGGAAGCTGGGAATGCGCCATTTTGATGTTCAG ATTATTGGAGGAGCAGTGCTCCATGATGGAGCTATTGCAGAGATGAAGACTGGTGAAGGGAAAACCTTGGTTTCCACGTTAGCGGCATATCTTAATGCCTTAACCGGAGAGGGTGTTCATG TGGTAACAGTGAATGATTACTTAGCTCAACGTGATGCTGAGTGGATGGGACGTGTTCACCGTTTTCTAGGTCTTTCTGTTGGCCTTATCCAA AGAGGGATGAAGAGCAAGGAGAGGAGATCTAATTACAGTTGTGATATAACCTATACGAATAATTCA GAACTTGGTTTTGACTATCTTCGAGATAATCTTGCCACTAGTCATGAGCAACTTGTGATGAGATG GCCAAAGTCCTTCCATTTTGCTATAGTTGATGAAGTTGATTCAGTCCTCATCGATGAAGGCAGAAATCCGTTGTTGATAAGTGGTGAG GCTAATAAGGACGCTGCTCGTTACCCTGTTGCTGCTAGAGTAGCTGAGTTGCTTATTAAGGGTCTT CATTATAGCATAGAGCTTAAGGATAATTCTGTGGAGTTAACTGAGGAGGGAATTGCACTCGCTGAGATGGCCCTAGAAACAAGTGACTTGTGGGATGAGAATGATCCATGGGCTAG ATTTGTATTTAATgcgttaaaagccaaggagttTTACAAGCGTGATGTCCAATACATTGTTAGAAATGGGAAGGCTCTTATAATTAATGAG TTGACTGGAAGAGTGGAAGAGAAAAGGCGATGGTCTGACGGAATCCATCAGGCCGTGGAGGCTAAAGAAGGTGTTAAAATTCAG GCTGATTCAGTTGTCGTGGCACAAATTACATATCAATCTCTATTTAAGCTTTATCCAAGGCTCTCAGGGATGACTGGCACTGCAAAAACTGAG GaaaaagaattcttgaagatgTTTCAGGTGCCAGTAATTGAGGTGCCGACAAATTTGCCTAACATTCGTAAAGATTTGCCAATTCAAGCTTTTGCT ACTGCACGAGGAAAATGGGAGTATGTTCGTGAAGAAGTTGAGTTTATGTTTCAATTGGGTCGTCCAGTTTTAGTGGGGACAACAAG TGTTGAAAATTCTGAATACTTGTCTGACTTGCTGAAGGAAAGAAAAATTCCACACAATGTCCTCAATGCCCGTCCCAAG TATGCTGCAAGGGAAGCTGACACTGTTGCACAAGCAGGGAGAAAATATGCAATCACCATATCTACTAACATGGCAGGAAGGGGCACTGACATAATCCTGGGAGGAAATCCAAAG ATGCTTGCGAAAGAAATTTTGGAGGAAAGTATACTTCCATTCCTGACACAAGATATTCCCGAAGTTGATATTCATGGAGAACCAAATTCTCAAAAG GTTCTGTCAAAGATAAAAGTTGGACCGTCATCATTAGCTTTGCTTGCCAAGGCGGCTCTGATGG CTAAGCACGTTAGCAAAAATGAGAGCAAGAAATGGTCATATCAAGAGGCAAAGTCTATGATATCTGAATCCATTGAGCTGAGTCAGTCTGTGGAGATAAAAGAGCTACAGAAGCAGGCTGATGAGCAGTCAGAATATTATCCTCTTGGTCCATCCATTGCTCTAACTTATGTATCAGTTCTTGAAGAGTGTGTGTCCCACTGTTTGAATGAAGGGTTAGAAGTGAAAAGGCTCGGGGGGCTTCATGTCATTGGCACTTCTCTGCATGAGTCTAGGAGAATCGATAACCAG CTTCGTGGTAGAGCAGGCAGGCAGGGTGATCCTGGATCAACGCGATTTATGGTGAG TTTGCAAGATGAGATGtttcaaaaatttaactttGACACCGAGTGGGCAGTGAAGCTTATATCCAGGATTACAAATAATGAAGATCTCCCGATAGAAGGTCACGGAATAGTTAACCAG CTTTTGGGTTTACAAATCAATGCTGAGAAATACTTTTTTGGCATACGAAAGAACCTAGTTGAATTCGATGAAGTTCTTGAG GTTCAAAGAAAGCATGTTTACAATCTTCGGCAATTAATTTTAACTGGAGATTTTGAAAGTTGTTCAGAGCAAATTTACAA ATACATGCAAGCAGTGGTGGATGATGTTATCCTTAAGAATGTTAATCCGCAAAAG CACCCAAGTAATTGGTGCTTGGACAAAATATTAGAGGAGTTCAAAGATGTTGCAGGTGAGATATTGAATG ATTCATTTGCTGAGATTGACGAGGAAGCATTACTTAATTCACTTGTACAACTTCAGAAGTTTCAATCCATATCTATTGACAACTTCTCCCTTCCAAGTTTGCCTCCAACTCCAAATTCTTTTAGAGGTATACGTGGAAAGACCTCTTCTTTCAGAAGGTGGCTAGTTATATGCTCTGATGATTCAACCAA GTATGGGAAGTATAGAGAGATGGTTAATTTCCTCCGAAAGTACCTGGGAGATTTCCTCATTGCCAGCTATTTAGATGCCATACAAGAATCTGGATATGATGCTATATATGTAAAGGAAATAGAG
- the LOC101256051 gene encoding protein translocase subunit SECA2, chloroplastic isoform X1, which yields MVTAASNTALVPLQYRQQRRNNHHPLLTPLFFNKSATYPLLVFPSPSKTHRRRTLSPVSASLMETANEVRKSWSGFSSLNNWVVKDYYRLVNSVNSMEPQIQNLSDEQLRAKTLEFRRRLREGETLAHIQAEAFAVVREAAKRKLGMRHFDVQIIGGAVLHDGAIAEMKTGEGKTLVSTLAAYLNALTGEGVHVVTVNDYLAQRDAEWMGRVHRFLGLSVGLIQRGMKSKERRSNYSCDITYTNNSELGFDYLRDNLATSHEQLVMRWPKSFHFAIVDEVDSVLIDEGRNPLLISGEANKDAARYPVAARVAELLIKGLHYSIELKDNSVELTEEGIALAEMALETSDLWDENDPWARFVFNALKAKEFYKRDVQYIVRNGKALIINELTGRVEEKRRWSDGIHQAVEAKEGVKIQADSVVVAQITYQSLFKLYPRLSGMTGTAKTEEKEFLKMFQVPVIEVPTNLPNIRKDLPIQAFATARGKWEYVREEVEFMFQLGRPVLVGTTSVENSEYLSDLLKERKIPHNVLNARPKYAAREADTVAQAGRKYAITISTNMAGRGTDIILGGNPKMLAKEILEESILPFLTQDIPEVDIHGEPNSQKVLSKIKVGPSSLALLAKAALMAKHVSKNESKKWSYQEAKSMISESIELSQSVEIKELQKQADEQSEYYPLGPSIALTYVSVLEECVSHCLNEGLEVKRLGGLHVIGTSLHESRRIDNQLRGRAGRQGDPGSTRFMVSLQDEMFQKFNFDTEWAVKLISRITNNEDLPIEGHGIVNQLLGLQINAEKYFFGIRKNLVEFDEVLEVQRKHVYNLRQLILTGDFESCSEQIYKYMQAVVDDVILKNVNPQKHPSNWCLDKILEEFKDVAGEILNDSFAEIDEEALLNSLVQLQKFQSISIDNFSLPSLPPTPNSFRGIRGKTSSFRRWLVICSDDSTKYGKYREMVNFLRKYLGDFLIASYLDAIQESGYDAIYVKEIEREVLLKTLDCFWRDHLINMNRLSSAVNVRSFGHRNPLEEYKIDGCKFFISMLSATRRLTVESLLRYWSSPMESQELYV from the exons ATGGTCACAGCAGCCTCCAACACCGCACTGGTGCCGCTGCAATATCGGCAGCAACGCCGCAATAACCACCATCCTCTACTCACTCCTCTCTTCTTCAACAAGTCTGCTACATACCCTTTGCTTGTTTTTCCTTCTCCTTCCAAGACTCACCGCCGGCGCACTCTCTCACCAGTCTCTGCTTCTCTTATG GAAACAGCGAATGAAGTGAGAAAATCCTGGAGTGGGTTTAGTAGCTTGAACAACTGGGTTGTAAAAGATTATTACAGGTTGGTGAATTCTGTGAATTCCATGGAGCCCCAAATTCAGAATCTTTCTGACGAGCAG TTGAGAGCAAAAACTCTAGAGTTCCGTCGCCGTTTGAGAGAAGGAGAGACACTAGCTCATATTCAAGCTG AGGCATTTGCGGTGGTTCGTGAAGCTGCAAAAAGGAAGCTGGGAATGCGCCATTTTGATGTTCAG ATTATTGGAGGAGCAGTGCTCCATGATGGAGCTATTGCAGAGATGAAGACTGGTGAAGGGAAAACCTTGGTTTCCACGTTAGCGGCATATCTTAATGCCTTAACCGGAGAGGGTGTTCATG TGGTAACAGTGAATGATTACTTAGCTCAACGTGATGCTGAGTGGATGGGACGTGTTCACCGTTTTCTAGGTCTTTCTGTTGGCCTTATCCAA AGAGGGATGAAGAGCAAGGAGAGGAGATCTAATTACAGTTGTGATATAACCTATACGAATAATTCA GAACTTGGTTTTGACTATCTTCGAGATAATCTTGCCACTAGTCATGAGCAACTTGTGATGAGATG GCCAAAGTCCTTCCATTTTGCTATAGTTGATGAAGTTGATTCAGTCCTCATCGATGAAGGCAGAAATCCGTTGTTGATAAGTGGTGAG GCTAATAAGGACGCTGCTCGTTACCCTGTTGCTGCTAGAGTAGCTGAGTTGCTTATTAAGGGTCTT CATTATAGCATAGAGCTTAAGGATAATTCTGTGGAGTTAACTGAGGAGGGAATTGCACTCGCTGAGATGGCCCTAGAAACAAGTGACTTGTGGGATGAGAATGATCCATGGGCTAG ATTTGTATTTAATgcgttaaaagccaaggagttTTACAAGCGTGATGTCCAATACATTGTTAGAAATGGGAAGGCTCTTATAATTAATGAG TTGACTGGAAGAGTGGAAGAGAAAAGGCGATGGTCTGACGGAATCCATCAGGCCGTGGAGGCTAAAGAAGGTGTTAAAATTCAG GCTGATTCAGTTGTCGTGGCACAAATTACATATCAATCTCTATTTAAGCTTTATCCAAGGCTCTCAGGGATGACTGGCACTGCAAAAACTGAG GaaaaagaattcttgaagatgTTTCAGGTGCCAGTAATTGAGGTGCCGACAAATTTGCCTAACATTCGTAAAGATTTGCCAATTCAAGCTTTTGCT ACTGCACGAGGAAAATGGGAGTATGTTCGTGAAGAAGTTGAGTTTATGTTTCAATTGGGTCGTCCAGTTTTAGTGGGGACAACAAG TGTTGAAAATTCTGAATACTTGTCTGACTTGCTGAAGGAAAGAAAAATTCCACACAATGTCCTCAATGCCCGTCCCAAG TATGCTGCAAGGGAAGCTGACACTGTTGCACAAGCAGGGAGAAAATATGCAATCACCATATCTACTAACATGGCAGGAAGGGGCACTGACATAATCCTGGGAGGAAATCCAAAG ATGCTTGCGAAAGAAATTTTGGAGGAAAGTATACTTCCATTCCTGACACAAGATATTCCCGAAGTTGATATTCATGGAGAACCAAATTCTCAAAAG GTTCTGTCAAAGATAAAAGTTGGACCGTCATCATTAGCTTTGCTTGCCAAGGCGGCTCTGATGG CTAAGCACGTTAGCAAAAATGAGAGCAAGAAATGGTCATATCAAGAGGCAAAGTCTATGATATCTGAATCCATTGAGCTGAGTCAGTCTGTGGAGATAAAAGAGCTACAGAAGCAGGCTGATGAGCAGTCAGAATATTATCCTCTTGGTCCATCCATTGCTCTAACTTATGTATCAGTTCTTGAAGAGTGTGTGTCCCACTGTTTGAATGAAGGGTTAGAAGTGAAAAGGCTCGGGGGGCTTCATGTCATTGGCACTTCTCTGCATGAGTCTAGGAGAATCGATAACCAG CTTCGTGGTAGAGCAGGCAGGCAGGGTGATCCTGGATCAACGCGATTTATGGTGAG TTTGCAAGATGAGATGtttcaaaaatttaactttGACACCGAGTGGGCAGTGAAGCTTATATCCAGGATTACAAATAATGAAGATCTCCCGATAGAAGGTCACGGAATAGTTAACCAG CTTTTGGGTTTACAAATCAATGCTGAGAAATACTTTTTTGGCATACGAAAGAACCTAGTTGAATTCGATGAAGTTCTTGAG GTTCAAAGAAAGCATGTTTACAATCTTCGGCAATTAATTTTAACTGGAGATTTTGAAAGTTGTTCAGAGCAAATTTACAA ATACATGCAAGCAGTGGTGGATGATGTTATCCTTAAGAATGTTAATCCGCAAAAG CACCCAAGTAATTGGTGCTTGGACAAAATATTAGAGGAGTTCAAAGATGTTGCAGGTGAGATATTGAATG ATTCATTTGCTGAGATTGACGAGGAAGCATTACTTAATTCACTTGTACAACTTCAGAAGTTTCAATCCATATCTATTGACAACTTCTCCCTTCCAAGTTTGCCTCCAACTCCAAATTCTTTTAGAGGTATACGTGGAAAGACCTCTTCTTTCAGAAGGTGGCTAGTTATATGCTCTGATGATTCAACCAA GTATGGGAAGTATAGAGAGATGGTTAATTTCCTCCGAAAGTACCTGGGAGATTTCCTCATTGCCAGCTATTTAGATGCCATACAAGAATCTGGATATGATGCTATATATGTAAAGGAAATAGAG
- the LOC101256825 gene encoding ATP synthase small subunit 6, mitochondrial: protein MRQFDPWPVFFRREWSRNWPFLVGFAVTGAIITKMSLGLTEEDKKNSRFAQKHKK, encoded by the exons ATGAGGCAATTCGATCCATGGCCTGTTTTCTTCCGTCGTGAATGGAGCCGTAACTGGCCGTTCCTAGTTGGTTTCGCCGTCACCGGCGCTATCATCACCAAGATGTCCCTTGGTCTAACTG AGGAAGATAAGAAGAACTCTCGATTTGCACAGAAGCACAAGAAGTAA